The Dermacentor albipictus isolate Rhodes 1998 colony chromosome 2, USDA_Dalb.pri_finalv2, whole genome shotgun sequence genome has a segment encoding these proteins:
- the LOC135902726 gene encoding uncharacterized protein has translation CSEFCPAYFEGLVGATRARYETKTKLCDGVEPYTLRVGADATADVELLPATTQVDIINYLVLSTSYVTLQQMKVYKSLDAHNYFTSGWVRNIAAMRLQSERVIVLSEVSHSQRLREPNLKVWCLANTDGSIITAHCTCMAGAGEACSHIGAVLFAVETSVRLRETRTCTGRKNAWLPANCSGTQPKRLRDIDFSSSKMRKRKMDSIHLQQGVEITSTCLPQALPLAPTEESIQLFHSRLADAGATPAVFMVHPRYSAMFGKPRMLEPRVLRDLSFAEARSEDLETLIKRGEDFLSELHISQEMVDHVESATRGQSSCPKWFVYRAGRITASVTKSVCSTILKKPSISLLKKICYPEQQKFTSTSTTWGLEHECDAITSYMSEMKRHNGDFELLKPGVYLSTHPSPYNKNVRKAVHEGSSGFAGTTDGQRCTIQK, from the exons TGTTCGGAGTTTTGCCCTGCGTACTTCGAAGGTCTTGTCGGCGCTACGCGGGCACGATACGAGACGAAGACGAAACTCTGCGACGGCGTGGAGCCTTACACACTGAGAGTCGGCGCGGATGCGACTGCAGATGTGGAGCTGCTGCCAGCTACAACGCAGGTGGACATAATCAATTACCTCGTTTTATCAACCAGCTACGTCACATTGCAGCAGATGAAGGTGTATAAATCGCTGGATGCACACAACTACTTCACCAGCGGCTGGGTGCGGAACATTGCAGCAATGCGGCTCCAGTCGGAGCGCGTCATCGTACTCAGCGAG gtcagcCATTCCCAGCGGCTTCGGGAGCCAAACCTGAAAGTGTGGTGCTTAGCAAACACAGATGGCAGCATTATAACAGCGCACTGCACCTGCATGGCAGGTGCAGGGGAAGCATGCTCGCACATTGGTGCTGTGCTATTTGCTGTAGAGACATCAGTGCGCTTAAGAGAAACGAGAACATGCACAGGAAGAAAAAATGCCTGGCTCCCAGCCAATTGCTCTGGCACACAGCCCAAGCGCCTAAGAGACATAGATTTCTCGTCATCCAAGATGAGGAAGAGAAAAATGGACTCGATTCACCTGCAGCAAGGTGTTGAAATCACATCAACGTGCCTCCCACAAGCCCTGCCACTAGCTCCTACTGAAGAGTCAATACAACTGTTCCATTCACGTCTTGCTGATGCTGGAGCTACACCAGCTGTCTTCATGGTCCACCCAAGGTACAGCGCTATGTTTGGGAAACCAAGAATGCTAGAACCACGTGTTCTGCGTGATCTCTCATTTGCAGAAGCTCGGTCTGAGGACTTGGAAACACTGATTAAACGGGGTGAGGACTTCCTTAGTGAGCTTCACATCAGTCAAGAAATGGTGGACCACGTCGAAAGTGCCACGAGAGGACAGTCAAGTTGTCCAAAGTGGTTTGTGTACCGTGCTGGCAGAATCACTGCTTCTGTGACAAAAAGTGTATGCTCGACGATCTTGAAAAAGCCTTCTATAAGTCTCTTGAAAAAAATATGTTATCCTGAGCAGCAGAAGTTCACCTCCACATCAACAACATGGGGATTGGAGCATGAGTGTGACGCAATCACGAGCTACATGTCTGAAATGAAGCGGCATAATGGTGACTTTGAACTCTTAAAGCCGGGAGTTTACTTGAGCACACA TCCAAGCCCATACAACAAGAATGTCCGCAAGGCTGTTCACGAGGGCAGTTCTGGATTTGCAGGAACTACCGATGGACAAAG GTGCACTATTCAGAAGTAA